A genomic window from Paenibacillus sp. FSL K6-0276 includes:
- a CDS encoding folylpolyglutamate synthase/dihydrofolate synthase family protein: MDDLNRGGNTAPLATYTEAVDWIKSLIPFGIRPGLDRIEMLMDKLGNPHRRLKFIHVAGTNGKGSTCAFLSSALIQSGYSVGTFTSPYITKFTNRFQFNNTDISEETLIELVNQLRPLVQEIAETEFGSPTMFEVTTAVAILFFAGVSCPDVVVWETGLGGRLDVTNIVTPIVSVITNVGHDHMDILGDTLEKIAMEKAGIIKQGVPVVSCVTQPEVVAVLKEKAATCRSTLYLAGEDFSYEASGIREGVQTFHFKGPFRSLEAQIVMKGEHQISNAAGAMMVLEVLRQYMAFMLEDEDVLEGLRHAFWAGRLEEVSTSPRIVLDGAHNPEGAESLAKSLPQLYQYGKLNLLMGMLSNKHHESYFKHILPIVDTLILTEPDFQNKMDAENLKVIAESLREKYAKENLAIIIEHNWGKALQLLKSITAEDDLAVVSGTLYLISDVRGTLLQQPDTEKGW, translated from the coding sequence ATGGATGACCTAAATCGGGGCGGAAACACCGCCCCTCTTGCGACATACACCGAAGCGGTTGATTGGATCAAGAGCCTAATCCCTTTTGGGATCCGGCCAGGTTTAGATAGAATTGAGATGTTGATGGACAAGCTGGGAAATCCGCACCGTCGACTGAAATTTATTCATGTGGCGGGTACGAACGGCAAAGGTTCTACTTGTGCTTTTTTATCTAGTGCACTTATTCAAAGCGGCTATTCTGTTGGCACCTTTACGTCTCCGTATATTACAAAGTTCACAAACAGGTTCCAATTTAATAATACGGACATCTCTGAAGAAACTCTTATCGAGCTTGTTAACCAACTACGCCCATTGGTCCAAGAAATTGCGGAAACGGAGTTTGGCTCACCTACGATGTTCGAGGTAACTACAGCTGTGGCCATTCTATTTTTTGCGGGCGTCTCTTGTCCTGATGTTGTCGTATGGGAGACCGGGCTTGGGGGAAGGCTGGATGTAACGAATATCGTTACTCCGATTGTTTCTGTGATTACTAATGTCGGTCATGATCACATGGATATTTTGGGAGATACGCTAGAAAAGATAGCAATGGAGAAAGCCGGAATTATCAAGCAAGGTGTTCCTGTTGTTAGCTGCGTAACTCAGCCTGAAGTCGTGGCGGTTCTGAAAGAGAAAGCAGCGACTTGCCGCTCTACTCTCTATCTTGCGGGAGAAGATTTTAGTTATGAAGCTAGTGGAATCCGTGAGGGCGTGCAGACTTTTCATTTTAAGGGTCCCTTCCGTTCGCTTGAAGCTCAGATCGTAATGAAAGGCGAGCACCAGATTAGCAACGCGGCAGGAGCCATGATGGTACTTGAGGTTCTGCGCCAGTATATGGCCTTTATGCTTGAGGATGAAGATGTTCTTGAAGGTTTGCGACATGCATTCTGGGCTGGAAGGCTGGAAGAGGTAAGTACGTCTCCAAGGATTGTACTGGACGGAGCACATAATCCGGAAGGCGCGGAGAGTCTTGCTAAAAGTCTGCCTCAGCTCTATCAATATGGTAAATTAAATTTACTTATGGGAATGCTGTCAAATAAGCATCATGAATCCTACTTTAAGCATATACTGCCTATAGTGGATACGCTCATCCTGACCGAACCGGATTTCCAGAACAAAATGGACGCGGAGAATCTGAAGGTTATCGCAGAAAGTTTGCGGGAGAAATATGCCAAGGAGAACTTGGCAATCATAATAGAACATAATTGGGGAAAAGCGCTGCAGCTACTGAAGTCGATTACAGCGGAGGATGACCTTGCCGTCGTATCTGGTACGCTGTATTTAATCTCTGACGTACGCGGTACACTTTTGCAGCAACCCGATACTGAAAAAGGCTGGTGA